The Cucurbita pepo subsp. pepo cultivar mu-cu-16 chromosome LG05, ASM280686v2, whole genome shotgun sequence nucleotide sequence CCCAATATCTCGCGATATAAAACCCGAGAAAATCAacgaatattttaattataaatatataattatttcaagTCTCTGAAAATTACCTGAAACTTTTATCACTGTGACGGTGACCGTCGACCTAAAGTTTAGGCTGATTTTTGGAGAATATGATTGGTCCACGTAGTTTGACTTTATAAAAAGTCAAAGGAAAGTGTAAAGCATGCTGAACGGTGACGGTCGACGGGTTTTAATTGTgaattcgttttttttttaataatgaaattgacgaaattaattaaaaatggaatataAACGAGATGggaattattgaaaaaaaaatggcgaTAAAAATTATATCCAGGGGCTTTGGATTCTGATTGCGGACACGTGTCAGTCAATTAAtgaagtaatttttaaattaaaaaaaaaatgtaaaatgtataaatcaattaataaaataagataattataataaaatattataattatataatttgagaaaaatagaagaatgAAGCTGCGTTACACCTAATGTTTATTAGCTTTATTCCTCCGTCGCCCCCACACTCTGTATTTTGCCTTTTCCCCAATCTCTCCtctgttttccttttcatattcttcttcttcttcttcttctcgcCGCCTCCAATGGCCTAAAACCTAAAGAAACCTCCGTTTTCACGCCGCCTCCATGGCGCCAACAGCCACCGGATCCTTCTGCAACAAATTCCTTGCACTTTTACTTCTAATTCTCCACGTCGGCTGCTTTCTTTTAACCAATGGTGAcaaccgccgccgccgccaccgtcCCCTGCAGCCGAAGAAGCGTAATGAATCTCCTCCGACGGCGTTGAGTCTGAAGCCGCAAAAAGCCCTAACCTCAtccatttcatttctcaaacgaattttttcttccaaaacgTGCAAAATGGCAATCGAGACGACTCGTCCTCCCTCGACTCCGGCTCGATCGTCGCAGCACTCGATCGTCACGCTTATTCCTCAGCCGGTGGATACTCCGAACTCCAAGAACGCTAATCCGATTGATTCTGCTGGAACGCCACAGGATTCCGATATCACTACGGCGGAGATCAACCAATTTTTTCCCCTTCGTAACGATATCTTCCCCTGCACTGCTTGCGGCGAGATTTTCCCCAAGCCTCAAGTGCTCGAACAGCATCAAGCGGCTAAACACGCCGTGTCGGAGCTTGCAGATTCGGATTCCGGTAAGAATATTGTTCGGATCATTTTCGAAACTGGATGGACGAGTAGAGAAAAAAGCCCGAAGATCCTCCGAATCTTGAAAATCCACAACAGTCAAA carries:
- the LOC111794453 gene encoding uncharacterized protein LOC111794453 produces the protein MAPTATGSFCNKFLALLLLILHVGCFLLTNGDNRRRRHRPLQPKKRNESPPTALSLKPQKALTSSISFLKRIFSSKTCKMAIETTRPPSTPARSSQHSIVTLIPQPVDTPNSKNANPIDSAGTPQDSDITTAEINQFFPLRNDIFPCTACGEIFPKPQVLEQHQAAKHAVSELADSDSGKNIVRIIFETGWTSREKSPKILRILKIHNSQKILSRFEEYRESVKAKAARNGGAVKRWDERCIADGNELLRFHCSTFLCDLGQNGNSSICGQQFCSICGIIKSGFSHKLDGISTLSSSWRAHVAIPEDIEEEFKFMNVKRAILVCRVVAGRIGSDNDEPEKDGGGFDSVVGRSGSGAQTTVDEEELLVFNPRAVLPCFAIVYEV